The proteins below come from a single Hyphomicrobium denitrificans ATCC 51888 genomic window:
- a CDS encoding lysozyme inhibitor LprI family protein: MKRLIATIVLLLPLAPLSAYAQKIDCENASSTVEMNFCAEKDFKAADKDLNVAYANAVAFIKERKLDKPYDSASFEEALRVSQRAWLAFRDADCKDLIAQEWSGGTGTAAASLECMTAKTQERTKELKDRYEEH; the protein is encoded by the coding sequence ATGAAACGCCTGATCGCCACGATCGTTCTCCTGCTGCCCCTCGCTCCACTCTCTGCGTACGCGCAGAAGATCGACTGCGAGAACGCCTCGTCCACCGTCGAAATGAACTTCTGCGCGGAGAAGGATTTCAAGGCGGCCGACAAGGATTTGAACGTCGCGTATGCCAATGCTGTCGCGTTCATCAAAGAACGCAAGCTCGATAAGCCCTATGACTCCGCGAGTTTCGAAGAGGCGCTACGCGTGTCGCAACGTGCCTGGCTCGCCTTTCGCGACGCCGACTGCAAGGACCTGATCGCCCAGGAATGGAGCGGCGGTACAGGGACGGCCGCGGCCAGCCTCGAATGCATGACGGCCAAGACGCAAGAGCGGACGAAAGAACTCAAAGACCGCTACGAAGAGCATTGA